The nucleotide sequence CCAAAGTTCTTCGCTTAtgtggaattaaatgaaaagttCCCCTCGGTTGATTTGCAAGTATCACTGCAAGTTGTAGTACTTTAGTTTTGCGATGTAATGGAAATAAGTTTTGCTCGTTCGGTATATTCGTAACAAAATTTCGGTTTTTGGTCATTCAAAAGGTAATGTTTTACTTTCGGGTATATGATGGCCAGAAATTTAATTGCTGATGGGGTATCTTGTGAGtaagcacgggtaggcaccaccactctatttctgccgtgaatcagtaatgcgtttatgttttgttgtactgtaaaaaccgagaccttagaacgaaTGCTTTGTTGTTGATgttgtaagcaaaaaaaacgtATTATCATATTTTCGATGCATAAAAGAATATCACTATAATTGACGATTGCgaaattttgtatttacataaagttttttattttaattctgtattgaaacgaagttccttatgggacgatgcggaggggtaccctaaccgggaaaaaacgtccgtaacgtaagatttttattagtaacgcacacagtgtacgacttaactttgtaataacgtacaaaaaataacatatttttttatcactcaTTGATCACGGTCtcggagcgttcgtttgcgcaatacactaactcttatgcaaacaaccgtgaatgaagtgtaccacaacaagttcgcacgttaccgaatgaccgtgggttgttgcgaaacctccagttttattttctttatacctcccataaaacttaaaattaatatttttataataaggaacttcgttccggtgtcccacgacaccaaacATTTTTAGATAGATATATTTAGAACGTCATTGTCGGTATTATATTCGTTCACATCTAGGGGAtgtgattaaaaattaaattagcaCCAACTATAAAATAGAGCACGAAGTTCAACTATGAAACTAAAGCGGGTCCACAACTAATTCGAACCGTTTTCACATACGATAGTCAATACATATCGATGCCAGCTGGCTAATTGAGTATGCATTGAAAATTTATGTGCAAGATGTGTATATTAGCATCGCAGTGTTTGTGCAGATTCTGGTCTAGGGGTTTCGTGtgcatgaaatatttatttaaacgagAACTTGGTAATGTTGTGTTCAAATTGTATCAGCTGTTTTTATATATTCATTAGTCAtattaagttaattattattctaaagGATCACGAGATGTGATTTTTGCcatttcatttaaatcatttttatttttttaatattttttccaatttttttccTTATAATGCTCtcgaatatagaaaaaaaaaattgaaactaaagaaaaattgtgtaattgaattttttcaTGCTATTGAAACTTCCTATCAAGTTTTTCATGTaaatttaatgatatttaaaataaacaatatagatTTCCAATCTATTTTCCAGATAAGAGCTTTAATTCTAAATACATGTAAAGGAAGTCTTATTCCTTTCTTTAAATTGAACTATGTCACGCATGCGCTGTCGACATGTGCTAGAACGTCCGCGCACGTGTTGTAAAGTCGAGAAGCCTTGACAGAGAAACAATATGACatttcgtaaaattttaataaaattaatttctatttagATAACTacaagattataaaataaaactttaaatgtcGTTTCTTTGTTCTTTCAGGTTAGTGTTAGTGTTATAATGTGATAATGTAATATGGTACGTAAGATAACTTgattaaaacttataaaataaatctttgtTCTTTCAAAGCAACAcattgaagtttttattttaacaatacaacATTACTTATATAAGTAGCTTAATAatcttatatacatataaaaacacacacacacataaactTTAGCACATTGGCACGTCATTTGAAGCTGATTTTtctctttaaataatttaatttgagtTCACAAAATAAAATGCTGTCGGTGCTATAAGATTAAGATGTGTATCCTAGTCCAATATATTTTCTTAAGCGAAATTAAAACAAGAACTCTCACCTCAGCTAACATGCTTCGAATAGCCTGGTCATCTATCTTGTCTCCAAGACTAACCAGGGTTCCACGTAGGTCGTTGTAATCAATACACCCGTCTCCATTTAAATCGAACAGCAAAAATGCCTATGAAAAAATGATGTTACAAAACGACAATAATTCCAAttcttaaaaagaaaaaaaaagaacaagacAAAACGAATGAtaggaaaaataaatcaatgatTTAGCGTGTTCTTAACAATGAATTAATGCTTTTCTTGTTCCCTTTGTAGACGGGAAAGCATACGacccttttttatgattgaggatttactggtggctcggaggcctttccagtttcacaaggacagatgggtgagcaagggctcagccagaaggggcaggatttgctaacagctacccgagcgcctccaagggagacctaaaactcaagagtagctgcttcgcgaatgaatttgttaccgaatcggaatcacaatccgctgagaagatccggcgagaaactcaacgggctgatgtttaggttaggttgcaggTTGACGAGTATGGTTGCCGGGgtctctactcctagtgttagagcagAAGGCgttgccttatcgaagtaagcatacgacccacctgatggtgagtggttatgaACTTCAACAATACGAAGGGTacagcaaagccgctgcctgccttgTCAAAATGATCGAGTTCatattcaaattataaatagaaaataagtactGAAACTTATTGGTTCAGTCGAATTGAACGAAACAAAATTTGATATTATaacactattattaattttttatttaaaattcagattataacgaaatataaatgaattaataGCTCAACGGAATCATCGTATTAGACGAGATTGTTACTGTGAAAGTACAAAAAACGAACTGTCGTAAATTCAACAGTTGACTAAACATATCGCTATTTATTCCGTATGTAAGGAAAAAGacagttctttttttatgattccaCATGCTCGCAGGCACAGACAACtaaaacacacacacagagTGACATTGAAAATTAGAGGCCGTTAGTTTTCAACTTAATTTAAAATGCCTTAGCCAGGAGCCTCATGAAATATCAAGATAGTTTGCTTATTTGTTATCTGAAACAGATTTTGCAACCCATACACATTGCAACTAGAATTTTGCCATCCACTTTAAGACATGAAGccaaattttattgaataacgGCTTCCCTTTAAGCCGACTTTGTGGTTGTTTAGGAGTAGAAATAaggattgtggtacctaccgtTTCGGACTTACAATATGCCCTATAGACAGCGAATAGATAAATATTGCAGGAACTATGACACataaatgtattaatttaactagagaccaaaaataatattgaaataatttaaatccaAATTTTAAATCCACTTTCCAATCTATCTATAACTttctaataaaattcaatttttttttatctaaacatTCTTACAAAACTATCGAAATAACCCTCAACGTTATAAATTCAAAGCCTTTAAAATTCTATGTTCcctcaaataaaatgaattctcaAACCTCTTTTAGTTCAAAGAGTTTATTCTCGTCTATCTCGGCTAAGACGTTGGAAGGTATGGATAGTGCTTCACGAGCTCTGGAAGCCGATCGAGATCTGGCCTGCACCGGCAAATCCAGACCGCTATCCGATAATATGGAActgcaaataaaatttttagtatTCAGTAAATTGCTAAATCTCCATTGCtttctatttaatgtttaatgttcatactaaatttaatacagtacgaaatattatttaacaagtGTATTTGTTAAGTCGTTTCCCTTGTATATTTATCCAGTAGCAATATCATGCCGAAGGTAAATAGAACGGGAATGACGCACGTTGTGAAATAAGGACGACAATTGTACTTGTATTGTCAATTTTACAACTAAACTACAATCAAACTgtaacgcatgactgcttcgcatcagaaataggcagagtggtggtaaaCGCCCGTTTGTATTTACAATATGTACACTCTGACAATAGtgtttaaacaattttaaactttttgcagcttttatttgaataacacacttttattctttcatcgtaaCGATTGTTCGAGAAGAtgtgtaaaataagtataagctttttttttattagtacctGCTTACGATGTTTGAGTACCAATGTAGTCGCATAGCTACTTAGGGCACCTTATCGTGCAGATCACGATGAGTTTTTAATAAAGCACGAGAAAATAAGATTGGAATTCGAAGAAGTAAGGAAAGAAGGAAGCAACAAAGATGTACTAAGGATATTAATAATACGGCAGGGTGATGGGAATGGGACAGTAGAGCCTTTTTGACCGAGTTTCGTGTCAATGAGAACTTTTTTATAGTGCAACAACACCGTGGCTTTATTCCAGCGCAGGATAAGAAGTGATGATGTCTAGAAAACTTTTAATGCAATGAAATCTGCTTTAGTAATAGGCGATGTGAAGGTAAAGAAGAGAtcggaattaaaataataattattagaggCCAGTTAGTGCCATGTTCAAACTTCAACAGTTAACAAACACCTTTATCATTTATGACCAAGAAAACTGTACTGAGGTGAAAGCGtcgaaaattgaaaaataataataataaaatttctacGACCTGAAATTAAATTGTTACGGACCGGCTAAGCGACTTTTGATCTTTTACAAATTTGTTCTCCATCgtcctataaataaaagaatcgaTTTAAAATTTCACAGCCAGCGTTACTGATAGAAGAAAATGAAATTTACTTCCCGCCTCCGATATTGTCTTTTGATCTTGCCAAACTAAGTTTACGTAGAAAATTTTCAAACGACACTTGATTCGGCAGCTTCCCGATAAATAAAACTGTCATAAAAACGTGGCTTCAGTTTACTAcagtaatttgtttttataacgccttttcaattatttatctatctatatctatatatatagaaaaatgaattgctgttcgttagtctcgctaaaactccagaacggcttgaccgatttggttaattttggtaaTGAATCTGGtcattgtggaagtccagagaaggtttaaaaggtagataaatatgaaaattctcggaattaaatgaaaataacaattttgttttgcctttgatgtgtcccccatcggacggattccttttgtttgttttaagtttattctatacaAAACTAGGCTTTTTATGTATcgtttgaggcactacaaagtctgccgggtcagctagtttcccaataaaaacttttataatgtCGGAACAGCCCCCCGTCGGAAATTAAAATTACGAACAAAATAATGGAATTACCATATGAACGATAATCATAGCTACACGAACAgcttctaataaaaaatccccGAGTCGTCATTAGTAGGTTCCTGAACGCATAACTATTTACAGGGTGGCATTATGTTAGTACAGAAATATCATTTTATATGCCTCTTTACTAGACGCTCATTATTTATTTGGAAGTACTATTTTTATCGGATTGTTGATTTTGTGGTTTGGCCTCTGACTACTGTACTATTTGGCCCATATTCGCTAAAGGATCGTAGTTTTGGGTTAAGATTTTAAGATATTGCACATGCAGGATTTGGATAAACTTATTCTCGTTAAGACAAATCTAACTTTTGGCTTTTCGATTTGAACGTTAATTATTGTGttgaatacattaatattttttatattatttttttattgcttagatgggtggacgagctcacagcccacctggtgttaaacggttaccggagcccatagacatgtagaacgtaaatgcgccacccatcttgagatataagttctaaggtctcagtatagttacaacggccgcctcacccttcaaaccgaaacgaattactggttgacggcagaagtaggcagggtggtggtacctacccgcgcggactcacaagaggtcctaccaccaataatacgTCCAGGCCAGTCACGGCCTAGTCTTAATGTTTGCTTTTATCCACTTCAACATAATatcttacatacatacgtaggGGTACTGGCAGCTACGGTTTGATGTTCTGACTATCGAGTAATAGAATAAGAGTGTTCATAACTCACTCCGAGGTAGACACTGATTGGAGTAGATTTTCTTTGAATTCCTTTATTTCGTCCCGAGCGGGATCCGTTTCGGGGCGGCTGCGGCGACGTTCTCCTTTAGCCTTCGCCTGAAAACAATATGAGGTTTTCAGATATCGCTATAAaaagcatacaaaaaaaaaaaattctgattATAcctttttgttgatttttttaagggattttatgacctggtaactaagaccttttagtcatgtcttattttaatttacattcttatttGTTACCTTTTTTGTTGATACGTCATTGTCCATTTTGAACGTAATATATTTGAAAGGTGACGCGCTTTATCTCCGGTAGTTCGTATTGCGACTGACCACCGTAGTGCATGGATTAAAACTGCACATTCGTAAAGTCAACTTACGTTTTCCGTcaagaataattattta is from Bombyx mori chromosome 6, ASM3026992v2 and encodes:
- the LOC101741062 gene encoding myosin regulatory light chain, smooth muscle, which codes for MDNDVSTKKAKAKGERRRSRPETDPARDEIKEFKENLLQSVSTSDSILSDSGLDLPVQARSRSASRAREALSIPSNVLAEIDENKLFELKEAFLLFDLNGDGCIDYNDLRGTLVSLGDKIDDQAIRSMLAEAPSPLDFDGFVNLLGYKTLELDSEETLVAALSRWDPNNTGLISEERIRHDLMTWGDRFTAKEADYALDEAPIVQKEDGTMIDYIRFCSQLSGLRKPNKPRDQ